A single window of Pseudoduganella plicata DNA harbors:
- the rpoB gene encoding DNA-directed RNA polymerase subunit beta, with the protein MHYSFTEKKRIRKSFAKRANVHNVPFLLATQLESYENFLQEHTPVSTRKNEGLQSAFTSIFPIVSHNGFARLEFLSYVLGDPAFDVKECQLRGLTFASPLRAKVRLVILDKESPTKPVVKEMKEQEVYMGELPLMTTTGSFVINGTERVIVSQLHRSPGVFFEHDRGKTHSSGKLLFSARIIPYRGSWLDFEFDPKDILYFRVDRRRKMPVSILLKAIGMTPEQILANFFVFDNFNLRSEGGEMEFVAERLRGEVARFDIVNPKDGKTIVTKDKRINAKHVREIEAAGIAHISVPEDYLLGRVLAKNIVDPETGEVVASANDELTEEVLNRLRDSNISAIQTLYTNDLDQGAYISQTLRIDDTADQTAARIAIYRMMRPGEPPTEESVEALFNGLFYSADRYDLSAVGRMKFNRRIGRDELTGAMTLSNEDVLAVIKILVELRNGRGEVDDIDHLGNRRVRCVGELAENQFRAGLVRVERAVKERLGQAEADNLMPHDLINSKPISAAIREFFGSSQLSQFMDQTNPLSEITHKRRVSALGPGGLTRERAGFEVRDVHPTHYGRVCPIETPEGPNIGLINSLALYARLNEYGFLETPYRKVEGSKVTDKIDYLSAIEEGRYIIAQANAKINEEGQLIDELVSAREAGETILVSPERIQYMDVAPGQIVSVAASLIPFLEHDDANRALMGANMQRQAVPCLRPEKALVGTGIERTVAVDSGTTVQALRGGVVDYIDAGRVVIRVNDEEAQAGEVGVDIYNLIKYTRSNQNTNINQRPIVKVGDRVAKGDVIADGASTDLGELALGQNMTVAFMPWNGLNFEDSILISENVVKDDRYTSIHIEELSVVARDTKLGAEEITRDISNLAENQLARLDESGIVYIGAEVQAGDTLVGKVTPKGETQLTPEEKLLRAIFGEKASDVKDTSLRVPSGMVGTVIDVQVFTREGIPRDKRAQQIIDDELKRYRLDLNDQMRIVEGDAFQRLEKMLIGKIVNGGPKKLAKGAAITKEYLADLDKYHWFDIRPADDDAATALEAIKESIAEKRHQFDLAFEEKRKKLTQGDELQPGVQKMVKVYLAVKRRLQSGDKMAGRHGNKGVVSRIVPVEDMPYMADGTPADVVLNPLGVPSRMNVGQILETHLGWAAKGLGIRIGEMLAQQIKVEEMRKFLTTVYNETGTKEDIANFSDEEIMNLAGNLKKGVPFATPVFDGAHESEIRRMLDLAYPDEIASKLGMTPSKNQVTMYDGRTGEAFERKVTVGVMHMLKLHHLVDDKMHARSTGPYSLVTQQPLGGKAQFGGQRFGEMEVWALEAYGASYVLQEMLTVKSDDVNGRTKVYENLVKGDHVIEAGMPESFNVLVKEIRSLGIDIDLERT; encoded by the coding sequence ATGCACTACTCATTTACTGAGAAGAAACGCATTCGCAAATCATTCGCGAAACGCGCCAACGTCCACAACGTTCCGTTCCTGCTGGCGACCCAGCTCGAGTCTTACGAAAACTTCTTGCAAGAGCACACTCCGGTGTCGACCCGCAAGAACGAAGGCTTGCAATCGGCCTTCACTTCCATCTTCCCGATCGTCTCGCACAACGGTTTCGCACGCCTGGAGTTCCTCTCCTACGTGCTGGGCGACCCTGCGTTTGACGTGAAAGAGTGCCAACTCCGTGGCCTGACGTTCGCATCGCCGCTGCGCGCGAAAGTGCGCCTCGTGATCCTGGACAAGGAATCGCCGACCAAGCCGGTCGTCAAGGAAATGAAGGAACAGGAAGTCTACATGGGCGAACTGCCCCTGATGACGACCACCGGTTCGTTCGTCATCAACGGTACCGAGCGCGTCATCGTGTCGCAGCTGCACCGTTCCCCGGGCGTGTTCTTCGAGCACGACCGCGGCAAGACGCACTCGTCCGGCAAACTGCTGTTCTCGGCCCGTATCATCCCTTACCGCGGCTCGTGGCTGGACTTCGAGTTCGACCCGAAGGACATCCTGTACTTCCGCGTCGACCGTCGCCGCAAGATGCCGGTATCGATCCTGCTGAAGGCCATCGGCATGACGCCGGAACAGATCCTGGCGAACTTCTTCGTGTTCGACAACTTCAACCTGCGCTCGGAAGGCGGCGAGATGGAATTCGTCGCGGAACGCCTGCGCGGTGAAGTCGCGCGCTTCGACATCGTCAATCCGAAGGATGGCAAGACGATCGTCACGAAGGACAAGCGTATCAACGCCAAGCACGTGCGTGAAATCGAAGCGGCCGGCATCGCCCACATCTCTGTGCCGGAAGACTACCTGCTGGGCCGCGTGCTGGCCAAGAACATCGTCGATCCGGAAACGGGCGAAGTCGTGGCCTCGGCCAACGACGAGCTGACGGAAGAAGTCCTGAACCGCCTGCGCGATTCGAACATCTCCGCGATCCAGACGCTGTACACGAACGACCTGGACCAGGGCGCCTACATCTCGCAGACGCTGCGCATCGACGATACGGCCGACCAGACGGCCGCCCGTATCGCGATCTACCGCATGATGCGTCCTGGCGAACCGCCAACCGAGGAATCGGTCGAAGCGCTGTTCAACGGCCTGTTCTACAGCGCCGACCGCTACGACCTGTCCGCCGTGGGCCGCATGAAGTTCAACCGCCGTATCGGCCGTGACGAACTGACGGGCGCCATGACGCTGTCGAACGAAGACGTGCTGGCCGTGATCAAGATCCTCGTCGAGCTGCGCAATGGCCGTGGCGAAGTGGACGATATCGATCACCTGGGTAACCGTCGCGTCCGTTGCGTGGGCGAACTGGCCGAAAACCAGTTCCGCGCCGGTCTCGTGCGTGTCGAGCGTGCCGTCAAGGAACGCCTGGGCCAGGCCGAAGCCGACAACCTGATGCCGCATGATTTGATTAACTCCAAGCCGATTTCGGCCGCTATCCGGGAGTTTTTCGGTTCGTCGCAGCTGTCGCAGTTCATGGACCAGACCAACCCGCTGTCCGAGATCACCCACAAGCGCCGTGTTTCCGCACTGGGCCCGGGCGGTCTGACGCGCGAACGCGCCGGCTTCGAGGTGCGCGACGTGCACCCGACCCACTACGGCCGCGTCTGCCCGATCGAAACGCCGGAAGGTCCGAACATCGGCCTGATCAACTCGCTGGCTCTGTACGCCCGCCTGAATGAATACGGCTTCCTGGAAACCCCGTACCGCAAGGTCGAAGGTTCGAAGGTTACCGACAAGATCGACTACCTGTCCGCGATCGAAGAGGGCCGCTACATCATCGCCCAGGCTAACGCCAAGATCAACGAAGAAGGCCAGCTGATCGACGAACTGGTGTCGGCCCGTGAAGCCGGCGAAACGATCCTCGTGTCGCCAGAACGTATCCAGTACATGGACGTGGCCCCAGGCCAGATCGTCTCCGTCGCGGCCTCGCTGATTCCGTTCCTGGAACACGATGATGCGAACCGTGCACTGATGGGCGCCAACATGCAGCGTCAGGCTGTGCCTTGCCTGCGTCCCGAGAAGGCGCTGGTCGGTACGGGTATCGAACGCACCGTGGCAGTCGACTCCGGCACGACCGTGCAGGCGCTGCGTGGCGGCGTGGTGGACTACATCGACGCGGGCCGTGTGGTCATTCGCGTCAACGACGAAGAAGCGCAAGCTGGCGAAGTCGGTGTCGACATCTACAACCTGATCAAGTACACCCGTTCAAACCAGAACACCAACATCAACCAGCGTCCGATCGTCAAAGTGGGCGACCGCGTGGCCAAGGGCGACGTCATCGCCGACGGCGCATCGACCGACCTGGGCGAACTGGCGCTGGGCCAGAACATGACCGTGGCGTTCATGCCATGGAATGGTCTGAACTTCGAGGATTCGATCCTGATCTCGGAAAACGTCGTCAAGGACGACCGTTACACGTCGATCCACATCGAAGAACTGTCGGTGGTCGCTCGCGACACGAAACTGGGCGCGGAAGAAATCACCCGCGACATTTCGAACCTGGCGGAAAACCAGCTGGCGCGTCTGGATGAGTCCGGCATTGTGTACATCGGCGCCGAAGTGCAGGCCGGCGACACGCTGGTCGGTAAAGTGACGCCGAAGGGCGAAACGCAACTGACGCCGGAAGAGAAGCTGCTGCGCGCGATCTTCGGCGAAAAGGCATCCGACGTGAAAGACACGTCGCTGCGCGTGCCTTCGGGCATGGTCGGTACCGTCATCGACGTGCAGGTGTTCACCCGCGAAGGCATCCCGCGCGACAAGCGCGCCCAGCAGATCATCGACGACGAGCTGAAGCGCTACCGCCTGGACCTGAACGACCAGATGCGTATCGTGGAGGGCGATGCCTTCCAGCGTCTGGAAAAAATGCTGATCGGTAAGATCGTTAACGGCGGTCCGAAGAAGCTGGCGAAGGGTGCCGCGATCACCAAGGAATACCTGGCCGACCTGGACAAGTACCACTGGTTCGACATCCGCCCGGCCGACGACGACGCGGCAACGGCACTGGAAGCGATCAAGGAATCGATCGCCGAGAAGCGCCACCAGTTCGACCTGGCCTTCGAAGAGAAGCGCAAGAAGCTGACGCAGGGCGACGAGCTGCAGCCTGGCGTGCAGAAGATGGTCAAGGTCTACCTGGCCGTCAAGCGCCGCCTGCAGTCGGGCGACAAGATGGCAGGCCGCCACGGTAACAAGGGTGTGGTCTCGCGTATCGTGCCGGTGGAAGACATGCCGTACATGGCCGACGGTACGCCGGCGGACGTGGTACTGAATCCGCTGGGCGTTCCGTCCCGGATGAACGTGGGTCAGATTCTCGAGACCCACCTGGGCTGGGCAGCCAAGGGTCTGGGTATCCGCATCGGCGAAATGCTGGCGCAGCAGATCAAGGTCGAGGAGATGCGCAAGTTCCTGACGACCGTCTACAACGAGACGGGCACGAAAGAGGACATCGCCAACTTCAGCGACGAAGAGATCATGAATCTCGCCGGCAACCTGAAGAAGGGTGTGCCGTTCGCAACGCCAGTGTTTGACGGTGCGCACGAGTCGGAAATCCGCCGCATGCTGGATCTGGCGTACCCTGACGAGATCGCTTCGAAGCTGGGCATGACCCCGTCGAAGAATCAGGTCACGATGTACGACGGCCGTACCGGCGAAGCGTTCGAGCGCAAGGTCACGGTTGGTGTCATGCACATGCTGAAACTGCACCACCTGGTCGACGACAAGATGCACGCCCGTTCGACCGGTCCGTACTCGCTGGTGACGCAGCAGCCGCTGGGCGGTAAAGCCCAGTTCGGTGGCCAGCGCTTCGGTGAGATGGAGGTGTGGGCACTGGAAGCGTACGGCGCATCGTACGTGCTGCAGGAAATGCTGACCGTGAAGTCCGATGACGTGAATGGCCGTACCAAAGTGTACGAAAACCTCGTCAAGGGCGACCACGTGATCGAAGCCGGCATGCCGGAATCGTTCAACGTGCTGGTGAAGGAAATCCGTTCCCTGGGTATCGACATCGACCTGGAACGCACGTAA
- the rplA gene encoding 50S ribosomal protein L1, whose amino-acid sequence MAKLSKRAQAIKAKVDRTKVYPFDNAVALIKELATAKFNESIDVSVQLGVDPKKSDQVVRGSVVLPAGTGKTVRVAVFASGDKAEAAKAAGADVVGMEDLAERVKAGDMPFDIVIASPDTMRIVGTLGQILGPRGLMPNPKVGTVTPDVATAVKNAKAGQVQYRTDKAGIIHATIGRKSFSDAELKSNLVALIDALNKAKPASSKGIYLRKVSLSSTMGAGVRVDHGTLAA is encoded by the coding sequence ATGGCAAAACTGTCCAAGCGCGCACAAGCCATCAAGGCTAAAGTAGACCGTACCAAAGTGTACCCGTTCGACAACGCTGTCGCCCTGATCAAGGAACTGGCTACCGCCAAGTTCAATGAATCGATCGACGTGTCCGTCCAGCTGGGCGTGGATCCGAAGAAGTCGGACCAGGTTGTTCGCGGTTCCGTCGTCCTGCCAGCAGGCACCGGCAAGACCGTTCGCGTGGCCGTGTTCGCTTCTGGCGACAAGGCTGAGGCTGCTAAAGCAGCCGGCGCGGATGTCGTCGGCATGGAAGACCTGGCAGAACGCGTGAAGGCCGGCGACATGCCGTTCGACATCGTTATCGCTTCGCCAGACACGATGCGTATCGTCGGTACCCTGGGCCAGATCCTGGGCCCACGTGGCCTGATGCCTAACCCGAAGGTCGGCACTGTTACCCCTGACGTCGCTACCGCCGTGAAAAACGCGAAAGCCGGCCAGGTTCAGTACCGTACCGACAAGGCCGGTATCATCCACGCCACGATCGGCCGTAAGTCGTTCAGCGACGCAGAACTGAAGAGCAACCTGGTTGCCCTGATCGACGCGCTGAACAAGGCCAAGCCTGCTTCGTCGAAAGGCATCTACCTGCGCAAGGTATCGCTGTCGTCGACGATGGGGGCAGGCGTCCGTGTTGATCACGGCACGCTGGCTGCTTAA
- the rplL gene encoding 50S ribosomal protein L7/L12, with translation MAISKDDILNAVSEMSVMDLNDLVKAFEEKFGVSAAAMAAPAAGGAVAAAAEEQTEFNLVLTEVGANKVGVIKAVREITGLGLKEAKDVVDGAPKTVKEALSKADAEAAKKKLEEAGAKADLK, from the coding sequence ATGGCAATTAGCAAAGACGATATCCTGAACGCAGTGTCCGAAATGTCCGTGATGGACCTGAACGACCTGGTCAAGGCCTTCGAAGAAAAATTCGGCGTGTCGGCAGCTGCAATGGCCGCTCCAGCCGCTGGCGGCGCAGTCGCCGCTGCTGCTGAAGAGCAGACCGAGTTCAACCTGGTGCTGACCGAAGTCGGCGCGAACAAAGTCGGCGTCATCAAGGCAGTTCGTGAAATCACCGGTCTGGGCCTGAAAGAAGCCAAAGACGTGGTTGACGGCGCACCGAAGACCGTGAAAGAAGCCCTGTCGAAAGCCGACGCTGAAGCCGCTAAGAAGAAGCTGGAAGAAGCTGGCGCCAAGGCCGACCTGAAGTAA
- the rplK gene encoding 50S ribosomal protein L11, whose product MAKKIIGFIKLQVPAGKANPSPPIGPALGQRGLNIMEFCKAFNAQTQGMEPGMPIPVVITAFADKSFTFVMKTPPATFLIKKHSGVQKGSPKPHTDKVGTLTRAQAEEIAKLKTPDLTAADLEAAVRTIAGSARSMGITVEGI is encoded by the coding sequence ATGGCAAAGAAAATCATTGGCTTTATCAAGCTGCAAGTACCAGCTGGTAAGGCAAACCCATCCCCACCGATCGGCCCGGCACTGGGTCAGCGCGGTCTGAACATCATGGAATTCTGCAAGGCGTTCAACGCGCAGACCCAAGGTATGGAACCAGGCATGCCGATCCCTGTGGTGATCACCGCCTTCGCGGACAAGTCCTTCACGTTCGTGATGAAGACGCCTCCAGCGACGTTCCTGATCAAGAAGCACTCGGGCGTGCAAAAAGGTTCGCCGAAGCCACATACCGACAAGGTTGGCACGCTGACCCGCGCTCAAGCGGAAGAAATTGCAAAACTGAAGACCCCTGACCTGACCGCCGCCGATCTGGAAGCCGCTGTGCGCACCATCGCCGGTTCGGCTCGTTCGATGGGCATCACCGTTGAGGGTATCTGA
- the rplJ gene encoding 50S ribosomal protein L10, with protein MGLNLNDKKAVVEEVSAKVATAQTIVVAEYRGIQVAHLTKLRAAARTQGVYLRVLKNTLARRSVEGTQFANLADAMTGPLIYSISDDAVAAAKVINDFAKTNDKLVIKAGNYAGKQLDVAGVTALASIPSREVLISQLLGVMLAPVSGFARGLAALAAKKSEGSEAAPAAEETAAA; from the coding sequence GTGGGTCTTAATCTGAATGACAAAAAGGCCGTCGTCGAAGAGGTTTCCGCAAAGGTAGCAACTGCGCAAACGATCGTCGTGGCTGAGTACCGTGGCATCCAGGTTGCTCACTTGACGAAACTCCGTGCAGCCGCGCGTACCCAGGGCGTGTACCTGCGTGTTCTGAAGAACACGCTGGCACGTCGCTCTGTCGAAGGTACGCAGTTCGCCAACCTGGCCGATGCAATGACCGGTCCGCTGATCTACTCGATCTCGGATGATGCCGTGGCAGCAGCGAAAGTCATCAACGACTTCGCCAAAACCAACGACAAGCTGGTCATTAAGGCAGGTAACTATGCAGGCAAGCAGCTCGACGTAGCTGGCGTGACTGCACTGGCGAGCATTCCTAGCCGTGAAGTCCTCATCTCGCAGCTGTTGGGCGTTATGCTGGCACCGGTATCGGGCTTTGCACGTGGTCTGGCTGCTCTGGCAGCCAAGAAGAGCGAAGGTTCGGAAGCTGCTCCTGCAGCCGAAGAAACCGCTGCAGCGTAA